A stretch of the Apteryx mantelli isolate bAptMan1 chromosome 3, bAptMan1.hap1, whole genome shotgun sequence genome encodes the following:
- the ALKAL2 gene encoding ALK and LTK ligand 2, producing the protein MSGLRSPGLLGLVLLMLSAGYCKEKTDSTDLKDRQSLLNLIMEIIQELKRYHLEKDSGVQYFSKNDYTLDRREVADYGGYQDEQRVEIVPRDLRMKDKFLKHLTGPLYFSPKCSKHFHRLYHNTRDCTIPAYYKRCARLLTRLAVSPVCMEG; encoded by the exons ATGAGTGGACTGAGGTCTCCTGGGTTGCTGGGGCTGGTGCTCCTAATGCTCTCAGCAGGATATTGCAAAGAGAAAACTGACTCCACAGATTTGAAGGACAGGCAGAGTCTCTTAAATCTGATCATGGAGATCATTCAGGAACTGAAAAGGTACCACCTGGAGAAGGACAGTGGGGTGCAGTACTTCTCCAAAAACGACTACACCTTAGATCGAAGGGAAGTGGCGGACTATGGGGGATACCAGGATGAGCAGAGAGTTG AAATAGTTCCCAGAGATCTGAGGATGAAAGAcaagtttttaaagcatttaacaG GTCCTCTCTACTTCAGCCCAAAATGTAGTAAACACTTTCATCGACTTTATCACAATACAAGGGACTGCACCATCCCAGCAT ACTATAAAAGATGTGCCAGGCTTCTTACTCGGTTGGCAGTAAGCCCAGTGTGCATGGAAGGATAA